A single genomic interval of Lucilia cuprina isolate Lc7/37 chromosome 2, ASM2204524v1, whole genome shotgun sequence harbors:
- the LOC111679566 gene encoding uncharacterized protein LOC111679566: MENLAKFPASSEAKRKHESSTRAMSCGAGVNSAAGAVGGGVNATTGIVNTPPVSAHTSTWLAALHVNNNNNTEKSFTNPQQDMHKCKVNPKNNLNTTTTNSSMNSSLAWQCDSCNTYQKNGTSSLNASSTLARVTLNEEDEGGGTVGDNTIEKLPLSYNGSALASAAPDINSPDAVAAATAANTASFLQTETDYVAYDMCGAVSLSPPLLEDHFAISATGGAGIGGGHSNRTSLNNSTENLSYISDNFYGDDDLILLEEDIDVEAEELSLNSDDCIYAYRGEGAEFDLPLRPLTGVGGNFGLLHGCAAVDEETDFLEMDFEPDPLSELEYNQAQRNCSNDNNDQYLMQRDACHLVTPTQRHQLFSSPIDDLPPAPKALQAQSLLTKNFARITLHLDQIQKDYNEDLSDEGRERLNSALESRPLEEEFASDNLTADTSHSLPNTLHEHFTNRCNSESAVVNSTKDCSLAAPLQTLAHKSPSKITGAKPKRLSTFSSTSSTSSKNSSKSRNSLRSAFQTTNTLGTSCSFDERSVSCSEFRTERDLSANTAATSKQPLLSSAPHTAPSTAAILNPEFNAFTDDTCLDCLEKEFLANTIGKALDPQGCLKCRKRLGHLSLYNTTRSSTEHSKYRRSASPTTTFFFNDQPSPTSRLFSCEFLNSQARKRQEWDCYVQESKENDTISGTKATTTTTTTTGVLNANATATIAAATKNHQPAKGGMVDIKDLNQSLKNLESKLLKNLKPPDPCSVTLSTQNLNETCLGQALDKLQVAYNPEILRKCLKKYNKNYFSSSSTNISKTLKEFYNLKDFLMYVSKRPGNYLKLQRIIGKATQKQILVQFKKDPSINTMEMVTVRVSDILYYWSQHKNLDILKDMDKRYQNTNILGKIANIIRQAHQRSSCSSRRPLPEYISIPQYYPSGFLTLTKQC, translated from the exons ATGGAAAACTTGGCCAAATTTCCGGCCTCTTCGGAAGCTAAACGTAAACATGAGTCTTCAACGAGAGCTATGAGTTGTGGTGCAGGTGTTAATAGCGCAGCAGGTGCTGTGGGTGGTGGTGTTAATGCAACGACCGGTATTGTTAACACGCCTCCCGTTTCAGCTCACACTTCAACTTGGTTGGCTGCCTTGCAtgtcaataacaataataatacggAGAAATCCTTTACAAATCCACAGCAGGATATGCACAAATGTAAAGTTAATCCTAAAAATAACCTTAACACCACCACTACCAATAGCTCAATGAACTCTTCTTTGGCATGGCAGTGTGATAGCTGTAATACTTATCAAAAGAATGGTACATCATCATTGAATGCTTCATCTACTCTAGCCAGAGTAACACTCAATGAAGAGGATGAAGGTGGCGGCACTGTTGGTGATAATACAATTGAAAAG CTTCCCTTATCATATAATGGCTCCGCTTTAGCTTCAGCTGCCCCTGACATAAACTCACCAGacgctgttgctgctgctacgGCTGCTAACACCGCTTCCTTTCTACAAACAGAGACTGATTATGTTGCTTACGATATGTGTGGTGCCGTTTCGTTATCACCTCCCCTGCTGGAGGATCATTTTGCTATATCGGCAACGGGTGGAGCCGGTATTGGTGGCGGCCATTCGAATCGTACTTCCCTTAATAATTCCACCGAAAATCTTAGTTATATAAGTGATAATTTTTACGGTGACGATGATCTCATACTACTCGAGGAAGATATTGATGTAGAGGCCGAGGAATTGTCTCTTAACTCGGATGATTGTATTTATGCCTATCGCGGCGAAGGGGCAGAATTTGATTTACCTTTACGTCCTTTGACGGGCGTAGGGGGTAACTTTGGTTTACTGCATGGTTGTGCGGCAGTAGATGAAGAGACTGATTTTTTGGAAATGGACTTTGAACCCGACCCTTTGTCGGAATTGGAATACAATCAGGCGCAAAGAAATTGCTCTAACGATAACAATGATCAGTATCTAATGCAAAGGGATGCCTGTCATTTGGTAACACCTACCCAAAGGCATCAATTGTTTTCTTCGCCCATAGATGATCTGCCGCCCGCTCCCAAGGCCTTGCAGGCTCAATCGCTATTAACGAAAAATTTTGCACGCATTACTTTACATTTAGATCAAATACAGAAAGACTACAATGAAGATTTAAGTGATGAGGGTAGAGAACGTTTGAATTCGGCTTTGGAATCGCGACCCTTAGAGGAGGAGTTTGCCAGTGATAATTTAACAGCCGATACCAGTCATTCGCTGCCAAATACTTTACACGAACACTTCACTAATAGATGTAACAGCGAGTCGGCCGTGGTCAATTCTACTAAGGATTGTTCTCTGGCAGCTCCTTTACAAACTTTAGCACACAAATCACCCTCGAAAATAACCGGAGCCAAGCCCAAACGTTTATCGACATTCTCTTCTACATCATCTACCTCTTCGAAAAATTCTTCAAAGTCTCGCAATTCCTTGAGATCAGCTTTTCAAACTACCAACACTTTAGGCACCAGCTGCAGTTTTGATGAACGCAGCGTTAGTTGTTCGGAATTTCGCACAGAACGTGATTTATCGGCTAATACGGCTGCAACTTCCAAGCAGCCTTTATTGTCCTCGGCTCCTCATACCGCACCCTCAACAGCGGCTATTTTAAATCCTGAATTTAATGCTTTTACCGATGACACTTGTTTGGATTGTTTGGAAAAAGAATTCTTGGCCAATACCATAGGTAAAGCTTTGGATCCTCAGGGCTGTCTGAAATGCCGCAAACGTTTGGGTCATCTTTCGTTATACAATACCACTCGTTCTTCGACGGAACATTCAAAATATCGTAGAAGTGCTTCGCCCACTACTACGTTCTTCTTTAACGATCAACCTTCTCCCACTTCAAGGCTGTTTtcatgtgaatttttaaattctcagGCACGCAAAAGGCAGGAATGGGATTGTTATGTGCAGGAGAGTAAAGAGAACGATACGATCTCTGGAACGAAAGCAACGACAACAACGACGACGACAACTGGAGTTTTAAACGCCAATGCAACAGCAACTATAGCAGCAGCAACGAAAAATCATCAGCCCGCAAAGGGTGGAATGGTGgatattaaggatttaaacCAAAGTTTAAAGAATTTAGAATCAAAG cTTTTGAAAAATCTCAAGCCTCCTGATCCTTGTAGCGTTACGTTGTCCACACAAAATCTTAACGAAACTTGTCTTGGGCAGGCATTG GACAAATTACAGGTTGCTTATAATCCGgaaattttaaggaaatgtttaaaaaaatacaataaaaattattttagcagTTCCTcgacaaatatttcaaaaactttaaaagaattttataatcttAAAGATTTTCTCATGTATGTCTCTAAGAGACCGGGTAATTATTTAAAGTTACAAAGGATAATAGGTAAAgcaacacaaaaacaaatactagTGCAATTTAAAAAG gaCCCTTCTATAAACACTATGGAAATGGTAACCGTTAGAGTTTCcgatatattatattattggtCTCAGCATAAAAATTTGGATATTCTTAAAGATATGGATAAACGTTATcaaaatactaatattttag GCAAAATTGCAAATATAATACGACAAGCTCATCAACGTTCTTCATGTTCATCACGACGACCACTACCAGAATATATTTCCATACCACAGTATTATCCCAGTGGTTTTCTAACATTAACCAAACAATGTTAA
- the LOC111679578 gene encoding uncharacterized protein LOC111679578 isoform X1, giving the protein MVSYSFEGNKRLWTVRDEEENEKIFCQQSKPTGVKIPHYIKPTYLANAEYDVEKWPLAQLMHLLRLYAAHRCLWDVSCKDNRNRKMRHAALVDITAALDSGFTKEQVVQKINILRATYRYEKKRIKQRIRRGLGARTKLKWFALADAFLRNVPKKGQKEEDPSNSDSDLEDTIVFTINPESLVSLEQENSIENYQDFKDNGENTFETEIYTDDSQTNSTVWELAKTAGPKKERNKDTNGNQLQIEESQTKIQEINQDFIKNKKSAWSLEDSLKFIQLLEDYKILNADKQQEDLALKAVAEEMHYDFKSIEKRWFILQKTYEKEMLIIKENPLYEPKYKWWPVALKLFAKKESADLTETQNNLEKDLTTESIFLTETKSLASSDEEDYDNRFLQNPIPSVAPLSNMNEAMASLFHANEEEDYLSQESNTNSTFHKENDSSSSSKFVWQGLEDDLLEGKWSLKHSVKFLRLYGVHRCLWDLNDPDYRSRTLRNAAIEDIAASMGHGLTASYVAKKIKIFRITYMQQRKRLLEANEKGEKPEILLKWFPLADSFLRPHIGLRSIKSDAKEMPQFDYQYVYANLNLIDPALLTDFRGKGTQNAIEIGNSDSDIMEMETVED; this is encoded by the exons ATGGTTTCCTATTCCTTTGAAGGTAACAAACGTCTTTGGACTGTAAGAGATgaagaagaaaatgaaaaaatcttttGCCAGCAATCAAAG CCCACTGGTGTAAAAATTCCTCATTATATTAAACCCACCTATCTAGCCAATGCTGAATACGATGTCGAGAAATGGCCTTTGGCTCAATTAATGCATTTATTAAGATTATATGCTGCTCATCGTTGTCTATGGGATGTTAGTTGCAAAGATAATCGCAATCGTAAAATGCGTCATGCTGCTTTAGTTGATATAACAGCAGCCTTAGATTCGGGCTTTACTAAGGAACAGGTGGTgcagaaaataaatattctaagGGCTACTTATCGTTATGAAAAGAAACGTATTAAGCAGCGTATTAGAAGGGGTTTGGGTGCACGCACCAAATTGAAATGGTTTGCATTGGCGGatgcttttttaagaaatgttccCAAAAAAGGGCAAAAAGAAGAG GATCCCTCTAACTCAGACTCCGACTTAGAAGATACAATAGTTTTTACCATAAATCCTGAATCATTAGTATCCCTCGAGCAggaaaattctatagaaaactatcagGACTTTAAAGATAATGGAGAAAATACATTTGAAACAGAAATCTATACAGATGATTCACAAACTAATAGTACAGTATGGGAATTAGCGAAAACTGCTGGGCCCAAAAAGGAGAGAAACAAAGACACAAATGGAAACCAATTACAAATCGAAGAATCTCAAACTAAAATACAAGAAATTAATCAAGATtttattaagaacaaaaaatcaGCTTGGTCTTTAGAAGATTCTCTTAAATTTATACAGTTGCTGGaagattataaaattttgaatgctGATAAACAGCAAGAGGATTTAGCTTTAAAAGCTGTAGCTGAGGAAATGCATTATGATTTTAAAAGTATAGAAAAAAGAtggtttattttgcaaaaaacatatgaaaaggAAATGCTAATTATTAAAGAGAATCCCTTGTACGAACCTAAATACAAATGGTGGCCAGTAGCTTTGAAgctttttgccaaaaaagaaaGTGCAGATTTAACagaaactcaaaataacttAGAAAAGGATCTGACCACTGAATCCATATTTTTAACTGAAACTAAAAGTTTAGCTAGCAGTGATGAAGAGGACTACGATAATAGATTCCTACAAAATCCTATACCTTCGGTAGCACCTTTATCTAATATGAATGAAGCTATGGCTTCTTTATTTCATGCAAATGAGGAAGAAGATTATTTATCACAAGAATCTAATACTAATTCTACTTTCCATAAGGAAAATGATTCTTCTAGTTCATCGAAATTTGTTTGGCAAGGTTTAGAGGATGATTTACTAGAAGGCAAATGGTCGCTTAAGCATTCGGTCAAATTTCTAAGACTTTATGGAGTTCATAGGTGTTTATGGGATTTAAATGATCCCGATTATCGCTCTCGAACTTTACGCAATGCGGCTATTGAGGATATAGCAGCCTCTATGGGTCATGGCTTGACTGCCTCCTATGTggcaaagaaaattaaaatttttcgcaTTACTTATATGCAGCAAAGAAAAAGACTTTTAGAGGCTAACGAAAAAGGTGAAAAGCctgagattttattaaaatggttTCCATTGGCTGATAGTTTCCTTAGGCCACATATTGGTTTGCGATCCATTAAATCAGATGCGAAAGAAATGCCACAATTTGATTATCAATATGTTTATGCCAATTTAAACTTAATAGATCCGGCTTTATTAACGGATTTTCGTGGTAAAGGTACACAAAATGCCATAGAAATTGGAAATAGTGATAGTGATataatggaaatggaaacaGTTGAGGATTAA
- the LOC111679578 gene encoding uncharacterized protein LOC111679578 isoform X2 has translation MKKKMKKSFASNQSLIFHFQPTGVKIPHYIKPTYLANAEYDVEKWPLAQLMHLLRLYAAHRCLWDVSCKDNRNRKMRHAALVDITAALDSGFTKEQVVQKINILRATYRYEKKRIKQRIRRGLGARTKLKWFALADAFLRNVPKKGQKEEDPSNSDSDLEDTIVFTINPESLVSLEQENSIENYQDFKDNGENTFETEIYTDDSQTNSTVWELAKTAGPKKERNKDTNGNQLQIEESQTKIQEINQDFIKNKKSAWSLEDSLKFIQLLEDYKILNADKQQEDLALKAVAEEMHYDFKSIEKRWFILQKTYEKEMLIIKENPLYEPKYKWWPVALKLFAKKESADLTETQNNLEKDLTTESIFLTETKSLASSDEEDYDNRFLQNPIPSVAPLSNMNEAMASLFHANEEEDYLSQESNTNSTFHKENDSSSSSKFVWQGLEDDLLEGKWSLKHSVKFLRLYGVHRCLWDLNDPDYRSRTLRNAAIEDIAASMGHGLTASYVAKKIKIFRITYMQQRKRLLEANEKGEKPEILLKWFPLADSFLRPHIGLRSIKSDAKEMPQFDYQYVYANLNLIDPALLTDFRGKGTQNAIEIGNSDSDIMEMETVED, from the exons ATgaagaagaaaatgaaaaaatcttttGCCAGCAATCAAAG CTTAATTTTTCACTTCCAGCCCACTGGTGTAAAAATTCCTCATTATATTAAACCCACCTATCTAGCCAATGCTGAATACGATGTCGAGAAATGGCCTTTGGCTCAATTAATGCATTTATTAAGATTATATGCTGCTCATCGTTGTCTATGGGATGTTAGTTGCAAAGATAATCGCAATCGTAAAATGCGTCATGCTGCTTTAGTTGATATAACAGCAGCCTTAGATTCGGGCTTTACTAAGGAACAGGTGGTgcagaaaataaatattctaagGGCTACTTATCGTTATGAAAAGAAACGTATTAAGCAGCGTATTAGAAGGGGTTTGGGTGCACGCACCAAATTGAAATGGTTTGCATTGGCGGatgcttttttaagaaatgttccCAAAAAAGGGCAAAAAGAAGAG GATCCCTCTAACTCAGACTCCGACTTAGAAGATACAATAGTTTTTACCATAAATCCTGAATCATTAGTATCCCTCGAGCAggaaaattctatagaaaactatcagGACTTTAAAGATAATGGAGAAAATACATTTGAAACAGAAATCTATACAGATGATTCACAAACTAATAGTACAGTATGGGAATTAGCGAAAACTGCTGGGCCCAAAAAGGAGAGAAACAAAGACACAAATGGAAACCAATTACAAATCGAAGAATCTCAAACTAAAATACAAGAAATTAATCAAGATtttattaagaacaaaaaatcaGCTTGGTCTTTAGAAGATTCTCTTAAATTTATACAGTTGCTGGaagattataaaattttgaatgctGATAAACAGCAAGAGGATTTAGCTTTAAAAGCTGTAGCTGAGGAAATGCATTATGATTTTAAAAGTATAGAAAAAAGAtggtttattttgcaaaaaacatatgaaaaggAAATGCTAATTATTAAAGAGAATCCCTTGTACGAACCTAAATACAAATGGTGGCCAGTAGCTTTGAAgctttttgccaaaaaagaaaGTGCAGATTTAACagaaactcaaaataacttAGAAAAGGATCTGACCACTGAATCCATATTTTTAACTGAAACTAAAAGTTTAGCTAGCAGTGATGAAGAGGACTACGATAATAGATTCCTACAAAATCCTATACCTTCGGTAGCACCTTTATCTAATATGAATGAAGCTATGGCTTCTTTATTTCATGCAAATGAGGAAGAAGATTATTTATCACAAGAATCTAATACTAATTCTACTTTCCATAAGGAAAATGATTCTTCTAGTTCATCGAAATTTGTTTGGCAAGGTTTAGAGGATGATTTACTAGAAGGCAAATGGTCGCTTAAGCATTCGGTCAAATTTCTAAGACTTTATGGAGTTCATAGGTGTTTATGGGATTTAAATGATCCCGATTATCGCTCTCGAACTTTACGCAATGCGGCTATTGAGGATATAGCAGCCTCTATGGGTCATGGCTTGACTGCCTCCTATGTggcaaagaaaattaaaatttttcgcaTTACTTATATGCAGCAAAGAAAAAGACTTTTAGAGGCTAACGAAAAAGGTGAAAAGCctgagattttattaaaatggttTCCATTGGCTGATAGTTTCCTTAGGCCACATATTGGTTTGCGATCCATTAAATCAGATGCGAAAGAAATGCCACAATTTGATTATCAATATGTTTATGCCAATTTAAACTTAATAGATCCGGCTTTATTAACGGATTTTCGTGGTAAAGGTACACAAAATGCCATAGAAATTGGAAATAGTGATAGTGATataatggaaatggaaacaGTTGAGGATTAA